Proteins co-encoded in one Cytobacillus sp. NJ13 genomic window:
- the ytxC gene encoding putative sporulation protein YtxC, which produces MIEIIFQSSTDARNFYEHLYEQLQFFCQCDNNILHFEGQHIVRISADKSGAVLNTVKEVFFQFIVNQKQDDWFKRILMEHYYYEDEGEQQQILEIIHSILEGSREDLAAFVSGLDVKESLKSAIDQLFQNNISFSFDSFVKFRMRPLMNEMTKYVEVSIDEYKMEQEYQMFIHTLRDFLSGKQPKINTIHVLMDEGVYFYDEQLCEIKRGELLRMIDRKLLSNHPVYVDSVTIAPLLSIAPSAIYLYSDDFDQPLVRTIRNIFEERLELSSIEAFYNYQNTHPYADDEKCKRYP; this is translated from the coding sequence TTGATCGAAATCATTTTCCAAAGCAGCACGGATGCGAGGAATTTTTATGAGCATCTTTATGAACAGCTGCAGTTTTTTTGTCAATGTGATAATAATATTCTTCATTTTGAAGGTCAACATATAGTCAGAATTTCTGCTGATAAAAGCGGTGCTGTCCTGAATACTGTTAAGGAAGTATTTTTTCAATTTATAGTGAATCAGAAGCAGGATGATTGGTTTAAACGGATACTGATGGAGCATTATTATTATGAGGACGAAGGTGAGCAGCAGCAGATTCTTGAAATCATTCACTCTATTTTGGAAGGAAGCCGGGAGGATCTTGCTGCGTTTGTCAGTGGCCTGGATGTAAAAGAAAGTTTGAAAAGCGCAATTGATCAGCTGTTCCAGAATAACATTTCCTTTTCTTTTGATTCTTTCGTAAAATTCCGAATGCGGCCGCTTATGAATGAAATGACCAAATACGTTGAAGTTTCCATCGATGAATATAAAATGGAGCAGGAATATCAGATGTTTATTCATACATTGAGAGATTTCCTGTCAGGAAAGCAGCCAAAGATTAATACGATCCATGTCCTGATGGATGAAGGCGTTTATTTTTATGATGAGCAATTGTGCGAAATTAAACGCGGAGAGCTATTAAGAATGATTGACCGCAAGCTATTATCCAATCATCCTGTATACGTGGATTCCGTTACGATTGCGCCGCTGCTCTCAATCGCACCTTCAGCTATTTATCTGTATTCAGATGATTTCGATCAGCCGCTGGTCAGAACAATCCGCAATATTTTTGAAGAAAGACTTGAATTAAGCTCTATCGAAGCCTTTTATAATTATCAAAACACCCATCCTTATGCCGATGATGAAAAATGTAAAAGATACCCTTGA